From one Bdellovibrionales bacterium CG10_big_fil_rev_8_21_14_0_10_45_34 genomic stretch:
- a CDS encoding agmatinase, translating to MSHDDAAIHNGQLFGLDVGFSEAEVVVLPVPWDVTTSYRSGAASGPDAVIEASYQVDLYSEWVKDAGNLRLHTLDVPLQIKNKSSELRLQVEKYLEAITRGEQETKDFKTIVENVNLESGKLNQWVKKEVENIVSSGKIPFLLGGDHSVPFGAVEAMSEAVKEFSILHLDAHADLRKSYEGFEHSHASIMYNILSHAPSVKRIVQFGIRDYSSTEREMIASESRLKVFFDDDIQKRLFEGETWASIVDEIIEALPTENVYLSFDIDGLDPSLCPTTGTPVPGGISYSQLKYLLFRLGKSKKKIIGGDLVEVAPRFREDLQKDQWDGNVGARVLFMMLLASRMK from the coding sequence ATGAGTCACGACGATGCAGCTATTCATAATGGTCAACTATTCGGTCTAGATGTCGGCTTTTCCGAGGCTGAAGTGGTTGTGCTTCCCGTACCTTGGGACGTCACGACTTCCTATCGATCGGGAGCGGCCAGTGGTCCCGACGCCGTGATCGAAGCGAGCTATCAGGTAGATCTTTATTCAGAGTGGGTCAAGGATGCTGGAAACCTGCGGCTACACACCTTAGATGTCCCGCTGCAGATAAAGAATAAATCGAGCGAACTGCGTTTACAGGTTGAAAAGTATCTCGAGGCTATCACAAGGGGAGAGCAAGAGACGAAGGACTTCAAAACGATCGTAGAAAATGTAAATCTGGAGTCTGGCAAACTCAACCAATGGGTAAAAAAAGAAGTAGAAAATATTGTGTCGAGTGGCAAGATCCCGTTCTTATTAGGCGGAGACCATAGCGTACCATTTGGCGCAGTTGAGGCGATGTCTGAAGCTGTTAAGGAATTTTCGATTCTGCATTTAGACGCGCATGCAGATCTTCGAAAGAGCTATGAAGGGTTTGAACACTCTCATGCGTCCATCATGTACAATATTTTAAGCCACGCACCGAGCGTAAAGAGAATAGTTCAGTTTGGAATCCGCGATTACTCATCTACCGAGAGAGAAATGATCGCTTCAGAGTCGCGATTAAAGGTCTTCTTCGATGACGACATTCAAAAAAGACTTTTCGAAGGCGAAACTTGGGCCAGCATTGTTGATGAGATTATTGAGGCGCTTCCCACTGAGAATGTTTATCTTAGTTTCGATATCGATGGATTAGATCCCTCGCTTTGTCCGACCACCGGCACTCCTGTGCCGGGGGGCATTAGCTATTCTCAACTTAAGTATCTGCTTTTTCGTCTAGGCAAGTCTAAGAAGAAGATTATTGGTGGTGACTTGGTAGAGGTAGCACCTCGCTTTAGGGAGGATTTACAAAAGGACCAGTGGGACGGCAACGTTGGCGCGAGGGTTCTTTTTATGATGCTCCTCGCGAGTAGAATGAAATAG
- a CDS encoding serine protein kinase, translated as MVKSGSEWGQFLNDLKATDDYQELHWKGTFEEYLNLVEKNPDICRNAFQRMYDMVLSWGTDIYQEYKKNIIHYKFFDDPIEKGRDGVFGLDIPLMRLVNFFKSAALGYGTEKRVLLLHGPVGSAKSTITRMLKKGIEHYSKTAGGALYTFAWIDPTGQFSDLFGGIKELRSPMNDDPLKLIPNEYRAKVAEKINRGSKSKYKVKIEGEVDPASRLIFEKLMLHYAGDWQKVLNHVRVERVILSEKNRVGIGTFQPKDEKNQDSTELTGDVNYRKIAIYGSDSDPRAFNFDGEFCVANRGMIEFIEVLKLDVAFLYDLLTASQEHKIKPKKFAQTDIDQVIIGHTNEPEFRKLQNNEFMEALRDRTVKIDIPYITKLKDEIKIYEKDFGPTRIQSKSIAPHTIEMAAMWAILTRLESPKKANLTIVQKLKLYDGKMIPGYTEDNVKELRKEGNREGLDGISPRYIQDKLSNALVNEKYGEVGCINPFMVLNELEGGLKNHVLISNEEKRQRYKELFAMVKQEYEEIVKYEVQRAISADEEMISKLCANYIDNVKAYTQKERVRNKYTGQDEEADERLMRSIEDKIEIPDSRKDDFRREIMHYIGALALEGRTFDYKSNDRLRKALEMKLFEDQKDSIKLSTLISNVVDRATQEKIDVVKSRLIKNFGYDEVSATDVLNYVASIFARGDVKKTN; from the coding sequence ATTGTGAAATCAGGTAGCGAATGGGGACAATTCTTAAACGACCTAAAAGCCACTGATGATTACCAGGAACTTCATTGGAAGGGAACCTTCGAGGAGTATCTCAACCTTGTTGAAAAGAATCCTGATATTTGTCGAAACGCATTTCAAAGAATGTACGACATGGTTCTCAGCTGGGGAACCGATATCTACCAGGAGTACAAAAAGAACATTATCCATTACAAATTTTTTGATGACCCCATCGAGAAGGGTCGCGATGGAGTTTTTGGCTTAGATATTCCGCTTATGCGACTTGTAAACTTTTTTAAGTCAGCGGCACTGGGCTACGGAACAGAAAAACGTGTTCTCTTGTTACACGGCCCCGTGGGCTCTGCAAAATCCACAATTACAAGAATGTTAAAAAAGGGTATCGAGCATTATTCGAAGACTGCTGGTGGCGCCCTTTACACATTCGCTTGGATCGATCCCACAGGACAGTTCTCAGACCTGTTCGGAGGAATTAAAGAACTTAGATCACCAATGAATGATGATCCTTTGAAGCTTATCCCGAATGAGTATCGAGCCAAAGTTGCTGAAAAGATCAATCGAGGCTCAAAGTCTAAGTATAAGGTAAAAATCGAGGGAGAGGTTGATCCGGCCAGTCGATTAATTTTTGAGAAGCTTATGCTCCATTATGCAGGCGATTGGCAGAAAGTTTTAAATCATGTGCGCGTAGAGCGAGTTATCTTGTCTGAAAAGAATCGTGTCGGCATTGGAACCTTTCAACCCAAGGATGAGAAGAATCAAGACTCTACTGAGCTCACGGGTGACGTGAATTACCGAAAAATTGCCATTTATGGATCCGACTCCGACCCTCGTGCTTTCAACTTTGACGGAGAATTCTGCGTAGCAAACCGAGGAATGATTGAGTTTATTGAGGTCTTAAAGCTTGATGTGGCTTTTTTATACGATCTTCTAACTGCGTCGCAAGAACACAAGATCAAGCCGAAGAAGTTCGCTCAAACCGATATCGACCAAGTTATTATCGGACACACGAACGAGCCAGAGTTTCGTAAACTTCAAAATAATGAGTTTATGGAAGCGCTACGGGATAGAACTGTTAAAATAGACATTCCCTACATAACTAAACTCAAAGATGAAATTAAAATTTACGAGAAAGACTTCGGTCCCACACGCATTCAAAGTAAGTCTATTGCTCCGCACACCATAGAGATGGCTGCTATGTGGGCAATACTCACTCGCTTGGAATCGCCTAAGAAGGCCAATCTTACGATCGTTCAAAAGCTTAAGCTCTATGATGGCAAGATGATCCCTGGCTATACCGAAGACAATGTTAAAGAACTTCGAAAAGAAGGCAATCGTGAGGGGCTTGATGGCATTAGCCCTCGTTACATTCAGGATAAGCTTTCTAACGCCTTAGTTAACGAAAAATATGGAGAGGTTGGCTGCATTAACCCTTTTATGGTTCTTAATGAACTTGAAGGGGGTTTAAAGAATCACGTTCTTATTTCGAACGAAGAAAAGCGACAGCGCTATAAAGAACTCTTTGCGATGGTTAAGCAAGAGTATGAAGAAATTGTGAAATACGAAGTTCAGCGCGCCATTTCAGCTGACGAAGAGATGATTTCTAAGCTATGCGCCAACTACATTGACAACGTTAAGGCTTACACTCAAAAAGAGCGCGTCAGAAACAAATACACAGGGCAAGACGAAGAGGCTGACGAGAGACTCATGAGATCTATTGAAGATAAAATAGAGATTCCAGATAGCCGCAAAGATGACTTCCGAAGAGAGATTATGCATTACATTGGTGCGCTAGCTCTTGAGGGCAGGACATTTGATTACAAGTCGAATGATAGACTGAGAAAAGCCCTCGAAATGAAACTCTTTGAAGACCAGAAGGATTCTATTAAGCTGAGCACGCTTATCTCCAACGTGGTCGACCGAGCAACGCAAGAAAAGATCGATGTTGTGAAATCTCGATTGATTAAGAATTTTGGATACGATGAAGTCAGCGCAACAGACGTGCTCAACTACGTTGCCAGTATATTTGCTCGCGGCGATGTTAAAAAGACGAACTGA
- the rpmG gene encoding 50S ribosomal protein L33: protein MAKSARVHVILQCTEAKKEGAPPSRYHTSKKRTSTGRLEKMKYNPFLRRHTLHKETK from the coding sequence ATGGCAAAATCGGCGCGAGTTCACGTAATTCTTCAGTGCACTGAAGCAAAGAAAGAAGGAGCTCCTCCATCTCGGTACCACACCTCTAAGAAACGTACTTCAACAGGTCGCCTTGAAAAGATGAAGTACAACCCCTTCTTAAGAAGGCACACGCTTCACAAAGAAACCAAATAA
- a CDS encoding ATP-dependent DNA helicase, whose amino-acid sequence MRNWVSHLNENQKEATLHNQGPLLILAGAGSGKTTVLVARAGRLLDEKVCAAGELVVLTFTNKAARELKHRVTARFSAKSKLNFFTGTFHSFGLDFLRKHWRQAGLPERFGLIDSGDAKAIIKELLRDIRHDEKDRFDLERLGAEISAIREGHSRSVGEDPYLEVATLLLPKYLKKLETLGVVDFDGLILTPTKILTENESIRKTYHDKYQQIMVDEFQDTNLAQLNLIRQICGSHNNLCVVGDDDQSIYGWRGARIENILSFPTLYKGTKVVRLEKNYRSSGRILDLANHVISKNEKRHGKVLQSTKQSEMQTRPEVLVFEDEFTESEGICREIKKLLNQGVNPREIAVLYRSNSQGGFFEAELRKNMVNVEVTGGTALMDRREIKDALAFLRTAVLPNEISLRRILNCPPRGIGDAFFDWAQNHMEGSNLFGPKGNSFVKLVLESNLKELSQHHKNEIKDFREAITSLESFLFSSPSAGGALLEWLITIGYRNFLLEQYDHSPAAHQRWKNLEMLASILDRAIESKGKTAQNIRRFVDLMLLDGVEFKEEDELPAAIQLMTLHACKGLEFDHVFLVGIEEDILPHKRLGQDIAEERRLFYVGITRARKHLVLSRSVSRRKYGKIANSAASRFLLEIEDKYVESHPIGGKPMQEEERKTAMSDLLAKLRSQPKFELK is encoded by the coding sequence ATGAGAAATTGGGTTTCGCATCTCAACGAAAACCAAAAAGAGGCGACTCTCCATAATCAAGGGCCGCTTTTGATTCTTGCTGGTGCAGGCTCTGGTAAGACAACTGTTTTGGTCGCAAGGGCGGGCCGTCTCTTAGACGAAAAAGTATGCGCTGCCGGTGAGCTCGTCGTCCTTACATTTACCAACAAAGCCGCGCGAGAGCTTAAACACCGAGTGACGGCTAGATTTTCCGCAAAGTCGAAGCTGAATTTTTTCACAGGCACATTTCATTCCTTCGGGCTAGATTTCTTGCGAAAACACTGGAGGCAAGCCGGCCTTCCGGAGCGGTTCGGTTTAATTGATTCGGGGGACGCTAAAGCGATCATCAAGGAACTTTTACGAGATATACGCCACGACGAGAAAGATCGCTTTGATCTTGAGAGGTTAGGCGCCGAAATTTCAGCAATACGAGAAGGGCACTCAAGGAGCGTTGGTGAAGATCCTTATTTAGAAGTGGCAACGCTCCTTTTACCGAAATACTTAAAAAAACTTGAGACATTGGGAGTTGTCGATTTTGACGGACTTATTCTAACTCCCACTAAAATATTAACAGAGAACGAATCGATTCGAAAAACCTACCACGACAAGTATCAACAGATAATGGTGGATGAGTTTCAAGATACGAATCTTGCGCAGCTAAATTTGATTCGGCAGATCTGCGGATCACACAATAATCTTTGCGTCGTTGGTGATGACGATCAATCTATTTACGGATGGCGGGGGGCTAGGATCGAAAATATTCTTAGCTTTCCCACTCTTTACAAAGGCACTAAAGTTGTTCGGCTTGAAAAAAACTACCGTTCTTCTGGGCGAATACTTGATCTTGCTAATCACGTTATTTCGAAAAATGAAAAGCGCCACGGGAAAGTTCTTCAGTCTACAAAACAGTCAGAGATGCAGACACGGCCCGAGGTACTTGTTTTTGAAGACGAATTCACTGAATCCGAAGGCATCTGCAGAGAGATTAAGAAGCTTTTAAATCAAGGTGTTAATCCGAGAGAAATAGCAGTGCTCTATCGATCCAATAGCCAAGGCGGTTTTTTTGAAGCGGAACTTCGGAAGAACATGGTGAATGTGGAGGTCACTGGCGGAACGGCTCTTATGGATAGGCGCGAAATCAAAGATGCTCTAGCTTTCTTAAGAACTGCTGTGCTCCCCAACGAAATTTCTTTAAGGCGAATTCTCAATTGTCCTCCGCGAGGGATAGGTGATGCATTTTTCGATTGGGCCCAAAATCACATGGAGGGCAGCAATTTATTTGGGCCCAAAGGTAACTCCTTTGTTAAATTGGTTCTCGAATCAAATTTGAAGGAGCTTTCTCAGCATCACAAGAATGAGATCAAAGACTTTCGAGAAGCTATTACCTCGCTTGAGTCTTTTTTGTTTTCGAGTCCTTCGGCTGGCGGAGCGCTCCTAGAATGGTTAATCACCATAGGGTATCGCAATTTCTTACTTGAACAATATGATCACAGCCCCGCCGCTCACCAAAGGTGGAAAAATTTAGAAATGCTCGCAAGCATTCTTGATCGAGCTATAGAATCAAAGGGCAAGACTGCTCAAAACATCCGTCGATTTGTAGATTTGATGCTTTTAGATGGAGTTGAATTCAAAGAAGAAGATGAGCTACCGGCCGCAATTCAGCTAATGACACTCCACGCTTGTAAGGGCTTGGAGTTCGATCACGTATTCTTAGTGGGTATCGAAGAAGACATCCTTCCGCACAAAAGATTAGGGCAAGATATTGCGGAAGAGCGCAGACTTTTTTATGTGGGTATTACGAGAGCTCGAAAACACTTGGTGCTTTCTCGCTCGGTGTCTCGTAGAAAGTACGGAAAGATTGCAAATTCAGCTGCCTCTCGCTTTTTGCTAGAAATTGAAGATAAGTATGTTGAAAGCCATCCAATTGGCGGAAAGCCCATGCAAGAAGAAGAGCGAAAAACCGCGATGAGCGATTTGCTCGCGAAGCTTCGGTCGCAGCCTAAATTCGAACTCAAATAA
- a CDS encoding peptide chain release factor 3 translates to MGLKEEVARRRTFAIISHPDAGKTTITEKILYEGGIIREAGEVKGKKGTKAATSDWMTMEQERGVSITSSVLQFDYEGLRVNLLDTPGHKDFGEDTYRTLMAADSAAMLIDAAKGVEARTRQLFEACHRRKMPIFTFANKMDREGKDPFELIDDVEKTLGMDCYPVTWPMGIGDRFQGLYHRDQKVFYKYTKGSDVAEKIDLPDGWKDPLLKTFAHPDFYESFCNAMDLLDGALPPFDLVRFLRGELSPLTFGSAKNNWGVDLFLEIFAKYSPGPQARTSQGEMVEAQTSNFSGFVFKIQANMDRKHRDRVAFLRVVSGKFERGMKVSHSRLAKEIRLAYANQFLAQDRETVDEAYAGDIVGINDTGNFRIGDTVYTGKRVEFDSIPRFSPELFGRLKIKDALKRQTLQKAVSQLVEEGTVQLFFDPLVGKQDAILGVVGQLQFDVLLFRLNDEYKLDVKLENLAYQLARWPVDKSGKPFLGDLKGPSQLRVFRDVFEHPVVLLEREWDLGFLKEKNPDVEFLISI, encoded by the coding sequence ATGGGCTTAAAAGAAGAAGTCGCCAGACGCCGCACGTTCGCCATTATCTCTCACCCCGACGCGGGTAAGACCACAATCACTGAGAAAATCCTCTATGAAGGTGGAATCATACGTGAGGCAGGCGAGGTGAAGGGCAAGAAGGGAACAAAAGCCGCCACTTCTGACTGGATGACGATGGAGCAAGAAAGGGGAGTCTCGATCACCTCCTCAGTTTTGCAGTTCGACTACGAAGGCTTGCGAGTTAATCTTTTGGACACGCCGGGGCACAAAGACTTTGGTGAGGATACTTACCGCACACTGATGGCCGCCGATAGCGCAGCCATGCTCATCGATGCTGCAAAAGGTGTTGAAGCCCGAACGCGACAGCTTTTTGAGGCCTGCCACCGACGAAAAATGCCCATCTTTACATTTGCAAACAAGATGGATCGTGAGGGGAAAGACCCGTTCGAACTTATCGATGATGTCGAAAAGACCTTGGGGATGGATTGCTATCCCGTAACATGGCCGATGGGAATAGGTGATCGTTTTCAGGGTCTCTATCACCGTGATCAAAAAGTGTTTTATAAATACACAAAAGGCAGTGATGTTGCTGAAAAAATAGATTTGCCTGATGGATGGAAAGATCCACTTCTTAAAACTTTCGCACACCCAGACTTTTATGAATCTTTCTGCAATGCCATGGACTTGTTAGATGGAGCACTACCACCTTTTGATTTGGTGAGGTTTTTGAGGGGCGAACTGAGCCCACTTACATTTGGTAGCGCAAAGAACAACTGGGGCGTTGATCTCTTCTTAGAGATCTTCGCTAAATACTCGCCCGGGCCGCAGGCGCGAACATCTCAAGGTGAAATGGTTGAAGCCCAAACGAGCAATTTCTCGGGGTTTGTTTTTAAGATTCAGGCAAACATGGATCGCAAGCATAGGGATCGAGTTGCATTTTTGAGGGTCGTCTCCGGAAAGTTCGAAAGAGGGATGAAAGTCTCTCACAGTCGCCTAGCCAAAGAAATACGCTTGGCCTACGCCAATCAGTTTTTGGCGCAGGATCGAGAGACGGTGGATGAAGCCTATGCTGGCGACATCGTGGGTATTAATGATACCGGGAACTTTCGGATAGGAGACACCGTCTACACAGGCAAGCGAGTTGAGTTTGATAGCATACCTCGTTTTTCGCCCGAGTTGTTTGGAAGGCTAAAAATTAAGGATGCATTAAAAAGACAAACTTTGCAGAAGGCCGTCAGCCAATTAGTAGAAGAAGGCACGGTGCAACTCTTCTTTGATCCACTTGTTGGAAAACAAGATGCAATTCTGGGAGTCGTAGGACAGCTTCAATTTGATGTTTTACTTTTTAGACTCAACGATGAGTACAAACTTGATGTGAAACTTGAGAATCTTGCCTACCAGCTTGCCAGGTGGCCTGTTGATAAAAGTGGTAAGCCTTTCTTAGGTGATCTTAAAGGGCCAAGTCAGCTCCGTGTATTTAGAGATGTATTTGAACACCCCGTGGTTCTTTTAGAGCGAGAGTGGGACTTGGGGTTTCTCAAAGAAAAAAATCCAGACGTAGAGTTTTTGATTTCTATATGA
- a CDS encoding acyl-CoA thioesterase, producing the protein MFQHRYEITILEKHLDGYGHVNNAVYLTLLEEARWDLITSRGYSYDRVQKEKIGPVILAVQLQFKKELTLRNRYTIVTTCKDHRKRIGFVSQKIVDLEGIVFTEAEFTFGLFDLQKRKLIEPTSDWLYAIGWQDR; encoded by the coding sequence ATGTTCCAGCATCGCTACGAGATCACTATTTTAGAAAAGCATCTTGATGGCTACGGTCATGTCAACAATGCGGTTTATCTTACTTTGCTTGAGGAAGCTCGTTGGGACTTGATTACCTCGCGAGGTTATTCTTATGACAGAGTTCAAAAAGAAAAGATTGGCCCGGTGATTTTGGCAGTCCAGTTGCAATTCAAAAAAGAACTGACTCTGAGAAATCGATACACAATTGTGACGACGTGTAAGGATCATAGAAAACGAATAGGCTTTGTTTCGCAAAAAATTGTAGACTTAGAGGGAATTGTTTTTACAGAAGCGGAATTTACTTTTGGTCTGTTCGACCTTCAAAAGCGCAAACTGATCGAACCCACGTCGGATTGGCTTTACGCAATAGGCTGGCAAGATCGATAG
- a CDS encoding 2-oxoglutarate dehydrogenase subunit E1, with translation MNRENLGYIEEAYENFKTDPNSVSDDWRRFFQGFELGLSTKSNSGPQGPVALFTLAEAYRNFGHLKANINPLKAPSAEVAQLDPKNFGFKDINGTEVYETELANGSGKATLKQIIEHLEKKYCGTLSVELAGVLPDERKWFIDEIEHKSESLAISPEMKKQLLGHLVKTDSFEKFVHSSFVGAKRFSIEGADSIVPMLEWVVANSQKYDFTQYVYGMAHRGRLNVLTHVLGQPLEFIFAQFEGQTLYDTLDYDGDVKYHLGYHSKRQINETEIGLDLAFNPSHLEAVGPIVLGIVRAKQEKFDEPEVKKRFLPLLIHGDAAFIGQGVVSESLQMFQLPAYQVGGTIHVILNNQVGFTTDPKDARSTPHPSDLARSIFSPVIHVNGDDLEACVRAIDLAVRYRQTFQKDVVINLVCYRRFGHNEGDEPAFTQPLMYEKIRKHPTPLSIYSKKLMDSGIVTEAEVNAMLTHRNAELQAALERVREKTPKFKPNDFQGAWAELRRATEIDFENSPKTAVSKKILQDVGNAIVSPPEGFNVHPKLQRLVARRADMIAGKEKVDWGMAELLAYGSLVHEEISVRLTGQDCVRGTFSHRHSVYFDTKTGNYFNPFDNIKPGKAECRIYNSLLSEFAAMAFEYGISITDPKRLTVWEAQFGDFVNGAQIIIDQFLSAGETKWLQMSGLVLFLPHGYEGQGPEHSSARLERFLQLCAQQNIQVVNLTTPAQIFHCLRRQMHRDFRKPLIVMSPKSLLRHPMAVSSIEEFSSSKFEELLTTNDQHKPNETERVIFCSGKLYFELLERREQIGASKTEIVRVEQLYPFPDKKIKDHIKSLNKLKDIVWAQEEPHNMGARFFAMPRLKTIVSDLGLSVEVKYSGRKRKASPATGNPKQHAREQEAVLSGCFE, from the coding sequence ATGAATCGCGAAAATCTCGGCTATATCGAAGAGGCTTACGAAAACTTTAAAACCGACCCAAATAGCGTATCCGATGATTGGCGTCGGTTTTTTCAGGGATTCGAGTTAGGGCTTTCGACAAAGTCAAATTCAGGGCCTCAAGGCCCTGTCGCACTTTTCACTCTCGCTGAGGCCTACAGAAACTTTGGTCATCTCAAGGCAAACATCAATCCACTAAAAGCGCCAAGCGCCGAAGTCGCTCAACTGGACCCAAAAAATTTTGGTTTCAAAGATATTAATGGGACTGAGGTTTACGAAACCGAATTGGCGAACGGCTCCGGTAAAGCAACTCTTAAGCAAATCATCGAGCATCTTGAAAAAAAGTATTGCGGTACTCTCAGCGTCGAATTGGCCGGAGTTCTGCCTGATGAGAGAAAATGGTTTATCGACGAGATCGAACACAAAAGCGAGTCACTTGCAATTTCACCCGAAATGAAGAAGCAACTGCTAGGGCATCTCGTAAAGACTGACTCTTTTGAAAAATTCGTACATTCCTCTTTCGTTGGTGCGAAAAGATTTAGTATCGAAGGGGCAGATTCTATTGTACCCATGTTGGAATGGGTTGTGGCAAACAGCCAGAAATATGATTTTACCCAATATGTATATGGGATGGCCCATCGCGGACGGCTCAATGTACTCACTCATGTACTTGGCCAGCCTCTTGAGTTTATTTTTGCTCAGTTTGAGGGGCAAACTCTCTATGATACGCTAGATTATGATGGCGACGTGAAATACCATTTGGGTTATCACTCAAAACGCCAAATCAATGAAACAGAGATCGGCTTAGATCTTGCGTTTAATCCAAGTCATCTTGAGGCAGTGGGCCCTATCGTGCTGGGCATAGTTCGCGCCAAGCAAGAGAAATTCGATGAACCAGAAGTCAAAAAACGTTTTCTACCACTTCTTATCCATGGCGACGCAGCCTTTATCGGCCAAGGAGTAGTGAGTGAATCTCTTCAGATGTTTCAGCTTCCCGCCTACCAAGTGGGCGGAACAATCCATGTTATTTTGAATAATCAAGTTGGTTTTACTACAGACCCAAAAGATGCGCGAAGCACACCCCACCCCTCAGACTTGGCCCGATCGATTTTTTCTCCGGTCATTCATGTAAACGGGGACGATCTGGAGGCATGTGTGCGTGCAATTGACCTCGCTGTTCGTTACCGTCAGACGTTTCAAAAAGACGTCGTTATTAACCTGGTATGTTACCGCAGATTCGGGCACAACGAGGGGGATGAACCTGCGTTTACCCAGCCTCTGATGTATGAAAAAATTAGAAAGCATCCGACTCCACTTTCTATATACTCAAAGAAATTGATGGATTCTGGCATCGTTACAGAAGCAGAAGTTAACGCCATGCTCACCCACCGCAACGCCGAGTTGCAGGCGGCGCTTGAGCGCGTCCGTGAAAAAACACCTAAGTTTAAGCCCAACGACTTTCAAGGAGCGTGGGCTGAGCTAAGACGCGCAACAGAGATCGATTTTGAAAACTCACCGAAAACAGCGGTGAGTAAAAAGATTCTACAGGATGTTGGCAATGCGATTGTTTCACCTCCTGAAGGGTTCAATGTTCACCCAAAGCTACAGCGCTTAGTTGCGCGCAGAGCAGACATGATAGCCGGGAAAGAAAAGGTGGACTGGGGCATGGCAGAACTGCTCGCCTATGGAAGCCTCGTGCACGAAGAAATTTCAGTTCGTCTCACCGGACAAGACTGCGTGAGAGGAACTTTTTCACATCGACACAGCGTCTACTTTGACACGAAAACGGGCAATTACTTTAACCCCTTCGACAACATCAAACCTGGCAAGGCCGAGTGCAGAATCTATAACAGCCTGCTTTCAGAGTTTGCGGCTATGGCCTTTGAATATGGAATTTCTATTACAGACCCCAAACGCCTCACTGTTTGGGAGGCACAGTTTGGAGACTTTGTAAATGGAGCGCAGATTATCATTGATCAGTTTTTGAGTGCGGGTGAAACAAAGTGGCTTCAAATGAGCGGCCTAGTGCTATTTCTCCCTCACGGCTATGAAGGACAAGGCCCCGAGCATTCGAGTGCCCGCCTTGAAAGGTTTTTGCAACTTTGTGCTCAGCAAAATATTCAAGTCGTCAATCTCACAACACCCGCACAAATATTTCACTGCCTAAGAAGGCAAATGCACCGCGACTTTAGAAAGCCACTCATCGTTATGTCGCCGAAGTCACTTCTTAGACACCCGATGGCTGTTTCTTCCATTGAAGAATTCTCGTCTTCTAAGTTTGAAGAACTGCTAACAACTAATGATCAACACAAACCTAACGAAACTGAGCGAGTTATTTTTTGCTCCGGCAAACTTTACTTTGAATTGTTAGAGCGCAGAGAACAGATCGGTGCGTCAAAAACAGAAATCGTTCGTGTTGAACAGCTCTATCCTTTCCCGGATAAGAAAATTAAGGACCACATCAAATCCCTCAACAAGCTTAAAGACATTGTTTGGGCACAGGAAGAGCCGCACAACATGGGGGCGCGGTTCTTCGCAATGCCACGACTGAAAACCATCGTTTCCGACTTAGGTCTAAGTGTTGAAGTTAAGTACTCGGGTCGAAAGAGAAAAGCCTCGCCGGCAACAGGCAATCCAAAGCAACATGCTAGAGAACAAGAAGCTGTGCTTTCGGGTTGTTTCGAGTAA